A segment of the Erythrobacter sp. F6033 genome:
GGCCGCGGCAATCGCCACGCCAAGTGTCGGGCCAACACACGGAGCCCAGACGATGCCAAGGAGCAGGCCGATTGCGTACTGACCGCCAGCGCCGTTTCCGCTCAGCTTTGCGAGCCGCTGATTGCCGAAGTTGGAAATCGGCGCGGCCGCGGCGCTGAGTGCAGCCTGCGCCTGAGGCACGAGTAGGACGAAGCCCGCGATCGCCAGCATGGCTCCCGCAAAAGTCCGCACCGCGTGCTCGTTTATGCCGAGCGAGTAGCCGAACGCGATCACGACGAAGCCGAATAGCGTAAAGCTGGTCACCAATCCGCCTGCCAAGGCCAGCGGCCCAAACCGGCTCTTGCCCAGCGCCGATGCGACAAGGATCGGCACCAGCGGCAAGACGCACGGGTTAAGGATCGTCACCAATCCGGCGACGAAAGACAGAAAAGCGCTTCCGATCATGATTTCAGCCTGATGGTAGGTCGGGCGTTAGAGGGCGCCCAACACCTTCGCCCGCAGACGGGTGCGATTGGTTTCCGCGATCGAGCGGACGACTTCGGTTTCGCCGTTGAAGACGAGGATGGTCGACTGGCGTGGGATGCGATGCGCGCGCAGAAACGCCTTTTCGTCGTCAAAATTGACCTTCACGAACAGCGTGTTGCCGTTCTGCTTTTCCTTGCGAAGTTCTTCCATGATCGGCGCCTGAGCGCGGCAAGTTGGGCACCAGTCCGCATAGACATCAACAACGATGGTCTTGCCTTTCTTCTGAGCCATCATGAATTCCCCGGCATCATAGGTTTGCCAGCCGTTCGCACTGGCCTGCGCAGAAAGCTGCATCGTGCCGAAAATCGCAGCACCGATAATGCCGACAAGGATGAAAAGACGGGTCATGGGTAGAAGCTCCAGAATCGTTGAGGGGCCAGCAAAGTGCCGACCTGTTCAAGAGGGTGTTCGAACGCTTAAACGAGCTGGTTACAGCCGCGGCAAAATTATTCTGCCGGTGCAGCAACCGCGCCATTTCGCGTCGCTTTGCTCAAGACAACAATCGCAATCCATGCGGCGATAAATCCGGGCACGATTTCGTACAGACCCTGGCCGCCAATGAAGTCTGCATTGAGACCCAGCGCGATCCACAGACCGACGACGAGTGCGCCCGTGACTAGTCCCGCAACGGCTCCGGTCCCTGTCATTCCGCGCCATGTCAGCGCCAGAATAATCAACGGGCCGAACGCCGCGCCAAACCCTGCCCAGGCGTTGGAAACCAGACCAAGCACCTGACTGTCAGGATTGCTCGCAATCACCATCGCAGCGATCGCCACCAAGGCCACGCAGACGCGCCCGACATTTACGGCTTCGCGCTCGCTTGCTTCCTTGCGCAGGAACAGGCGGTAGAAATCCTCTGTCAGCGAGCTGGAACTGACGAGCAATTGTGAGCTGATCGTGCTCATGATCGCCGCCAAGAGCGCGGCGAAGAGGAAGCCTGTGATAAGCGGGTGGAACAGCAATTCGGATAGGATGATGAAGATCGTTTCAGGATCTTCGACAACCACTCCGTTTTGTTCGGCGTATGCGCGTCCGGCAAGGCCCATACCGACCGCGCCGACCAGAGAAATAGCCATCCATGAAAGGCCGTATGTGCGCGCGCGGGCGACTTTTTCGACCGTATCAATCGCCATAAAGCGCACGATGATGTGAGGCTGACCAAAATAGCCCAGGCCCCAGGTCACCGCACTAATAAAGCCAAGCGCGGTGAGACCTTCCGTGAGGCTCAAGAAGCCCGGCTGAGCCACATCGGATAATGAAATGCCCGCATCACCGCTGCCATACATCACGACGAGCGGCATAAGGACCAGCGCGATCATCATGATTATGCCTTGGACAAAGTCGGTGAGGCTGACGGCCAGAAATCCGCCCACCATAGTGTAAGCAAGCACGATGCCCGCGGTAATCACGATGCCGAGCATGTAGTCGCTCATGCCGAGCCCCGGGAGCATGCCTGCAAATGCTGTCTCGAACAGCTTACCGCCGCCCACCAGTCCAGCGGCGGTATAGACGGTAAAGAACATTACAATCACGACCGCACAGATAACGCGCAGGGCAATGGCTTTGTCGGGAAAGCGGTTGGCGAGAAACTGCGGAATAGTCAGCGCATTGCCAAGCTCTTCGGTCTGTTTGCGCAAACGCGGCGCGACGATAAACCAGTTCGCAACCGCGCCTGCAAACAGTCCAATCCCGATCCACGCTTCGACCAGACCGGCGGCATAGAGAGCGCCGGGTAGGCCAAGCAGCAACCACCCTGACATATCCGACGCACCGGCGCTAAGTGCGGCAACCGAAGGCGGGAGATTCCGCCCGGCAAGCAGGTAGCCTTCGCTATCAGCGGTCGATTTGCGCCAGGCATACAGGCCGATGGCGATCATCAGGACGAAATAGAGCGCGAGGCTCAGAAGAGTTGCAGTTTCCATATTGAGGCGGCGGTTAACATCTCGCCGCCACATTGGCTACCGACGCGCTTATGAAGGGGCTTTGAGCCAATAGAATTCAACCCGTTCAATGCTCGTCCCGAAATACTGCCTGTGATCGAGATATTCTTGTGATGCCTGAACCTTGTCGAAGCCATCGGTGGTTTCCCATTCAACAAATGTCAGTTGATGCGGTGCGGCCGGATCGGATGCATGGGCTTCCATCGATGGGTTGCGCATTTTGTAGATGAAGCGGCCGCCCGACCGCTCGACGGCGGATTCGATACCTTCGAGATACTTGTTGTAGTCGCCTATCGCTTCATCAGTTTTCAGCCACGCGACGAGCACGGTGTAATGCTTCGATGGATCAAATTGCAGTTTCAGATCGTCTTGCAGTTCGACACTGTAGACCTTCAATTCGCTCCATGCATCTGGCCTCGTTGCCTTGATGGCTGGCCAATCGGGATGTTTCGCAAAGGCATCAACGGATGCTTGGTCAGGCCATGAGAAGAACGAGAAAACCTCCGGGTCAAAATCGCTGATGACTTTTCGGTTGACGTTCAATTGGCCGAGGCGCTGAAAGCCAAAACTCTGCGCGATTGGGAAGGCGGTTTGGCCGTATTTGCGCGCAGCGGCCTGACCGTCGTCCCGCAGCTCTGATGCAATCACTTGCAGGACTTCCCCGCGCTTCATCTCGACCTTAAATCCGGGTTTGGGCACCTCTTGCTTGGCCGGTGCAGGCTTGTTGTCCTGCGCCTGTGTGGTCGGAGTTAGAGCGAAGGTGCTGGTAAGCAATACGGTGGCAAGTAGCGGGGCTTTGCGAAAACTGATCATCGGGGGACTTTCGTTAAATTGGTGGGGTTGCGCACCAATACCGCACAAAAGCCGCAGGTCCTGGCTAGATTTCTCGGACATTTGGTGCAAAATCGTTCCAATGGAAGACTGGGATGATTACCGCTTGATCCTTTCGCTTGCGCGATCCGGGTCTCTGCGCGCGGCGGCGGCGGATATGGGGCTGACCCATACGACTGTGTCGCGCCGCTTGGCAGTTTTGCAAGATACGCGCGGGCTGCTGTTTGAAAAGTCTCCGGGCGGGTATGCGCCTACAACTCTTGGGTCCGCATTGATCGAGGTGGCTGAGCGGATTGAAAGCCTCACACTAGCGGGACAACGGCATCAAAGGGCGGCCGATCAGGACATATCCGGTGTGATCACACTGTCTTTGCCAGAAGCGATTGCCCAGTATCTATTGCTGGAAGATCTGATCGAGTTTTCGCAAGTCTATCCGGCTATCGATCTACGGGTCGAGACAAGTTATCGCTTTGTGGATCTCGACAGGTCGGAGGCGGATGTCGTGGTTCGCGGAGCGCAGGAGCCGCCCGAACACTTGGTTGGCCGGCGACTGTTCCCGAACCGCGTGACCTATTACGGGAATCGGGACTATCTGAACTCAACCCCGGAAGATGAATTGATCTGGATTGCTCCCAACGCCGAGAGCCGGACACCCGGTTGGTTGGAAAATTCGCCATATCCGAACGCCCCGATTGGTCTCGCGATTGATGATATCACCGCCCGGCATCGCGCTCTTGTAATGGGTCTCGGCCTAAGCCGCGGCGCGTGTTTTATGGCCGACCCCGAACCCTCGCTCGTAAGGCTTACCGCAGACGCTCCGGATGCGCTTCAGGATATTTGGGTTCTGACCCATCCCGATTTGCGTGACACGCCGCGGATCAGGGTGCTGATGGATTTCATTGTGAAGGCGATGACCGAAAAGAAAGCGCTGGTTTCGGGCGATACAGGATTGAGGCCTGCTTAGTTTGACAATGGGCGCCATTACGCCAAGCTGGCGTTGAGAACATTCTGCTTCATTCACCTTTCCGGAAGGCAATTCCCATGACTCAATCGACGCGCTTTACAGGCAAAACTATCATCATCACCGGATCGTCTACCGGTATCGGTGAAGGCATCGCGCGGCGATTTCACAGCGAAGGTGCAAACGTCGTCATCAATGCTCGCAATGCCGAAAAATGCGCGGGCGTCGCGGAAACGCTGGATCAGGATCGGACTCTGGTGGTCGCTGGCGATGTTAGCAAATCCGCCTTTGCCGAAGAAATCGTTGCGAAGACGGTGGACCGCTTTGGCGGGCTCGATCACCTCGTCAACAATGCCGGTGTCGCGGATCAGGGCATGCTGCAAAATATGAATGACGATCGCATTGACCGCGTGATTGATATCAATGTGAAAGGGGTTCTCTACCTTTCCCGAACCGCAATCCCCGAACTGATCAAAACCAAGGGTTCGATCATCAATATTTCCAGTGTTTCCGGCACTGGCGGAGATTCGATGCTGCCGCTTTACAACGCCTCAAAAGGGGCGGTGTGCAACCTGACACGCGGCCTCGCTTTGCAGCTTGGCGCGCAGGGTGTGCGGGTCAACTCGATCAACCCCTCTGTCACACGTTCGGATATGGTGAACGAGATCATCAACAATGAGGGCGCGATGAAGATGATGTTGAACCGCATGGCGCTGAAACGCGTTGGCGAACCGGAAGACATCGCCGCCGCGGCAGCGTTCCTCGCCAGCGAGGACGCCAGCTTCATCACCGGAGTGAACCTGCCCGTCGATGGCGGGGTCAGCGCATCGAACGGTCAGGCGAATTTTATGGGGTAGGCTTAGGCGATTCGCGCAAGTTTTGGTGAGTTAGTTGATGAAGTACATACTTGGCGTGGTTTCTTACGGACATTTCCGTCTCCTCGGATAAGCGCGCGGGTGATCGACAGTTTGAAAGAGCCGATGCGAAGTTACCAAGCGCGCGCCGTGTAGGAAAATCAGGCAGAAACGGTCAGCAAGAGCAACCGCACCGCTTCATCGCTGCTTTGAACTCGGGCGTTGTCCGGATTTTTGCAAAGTCCGGATCGGAACAAACATGTTCGCAGCCAGGCCAGTCGACTGCAAGGGAGAACGATTGCTCCACCAATTCAGATGCCGTCGCCGGCTCGCCCATTAGTGATGCGAGGCAAGCTTGATTATAGAGACTGGACCCGGGCAATAACTCTTCTGCAGCGGCGAACTTTTCTCCTGCTTGAGCGAAGAGCATATCGGCCTCGCCGCCCTGCTTGGTTTTCGCTTGATCCAAGAGGGCGGTCCCCCAATTACTTAGAGCTTCATGTTGGTCGGGCTTGATCTCAAGCGCAGCAGCGAATTTTTCTGCCGCTTGTGCAAAGAGGGCATCGGCCTCGCTACCCTGCTTGGTTTTCGCCTGATCCGAGAGAGCGTTGCCCCAATTACTTAGAGCTTCATGATTGTCGGGCTTGATCTCAAGCGCAGCGGCGAACTTTTCTGCCGCTTGTGCAAAAAGCGTATTGGCCTCGCCGCCTTTCTTGGTGTTAGCCTGCTCTAAGAGAGCGGCGCCCCAATTGTTAAACGCCTCATGCTTGTCGGGCTTAATCTCGAGCGCAGCGGCGAACTTTTCTCCCGCTTGTGCAAATAGCGCATCGGCCTCGTCGCCTTGCTTGGTTTTAGCCTGGTCCGAGAGAGCGCTACCCCAATTGTTAAACGCTTCATGCTTGTCGGGCTTAATCTCGAGCGCAACGGCGAACTTTTCTGCCGCTCGTGCAAATAGCGCATCGGCCTCGTCGCCTTGCTTGGTTTTCGCCTGATCCGAGAGAGCGGTGCCCCAGTTGTTTGGCGCGACATGCTGGTCTGGCTTGATCTCAAGCGCAGCGGCGAACTTTTCTCCCGCTTGTGCAAAGAGCGCATCGGCCTCGCCACCTTTCTTGGTGTTAGCCTGCTCTAAGAGAGCGGCGCCCCAATTGTTAAACGCTTCATGCTTGTCGGGCTTAATCTCGAGCGCAACGGCGAACTTTTCTGCCGCTCGTGCAAATAGCGCATCGGCCCCGTCGCCTTGCTTGGTTTTAGCCTGGTCCGAGAGAGCGGTGCCAACCATGATTGCTGCCCATGCTGACAGGTCTTTCGTCGTTTCACTTAAGCTAGCGTCAGGTCCAGGATACAGCTTATGCGCTTCGGCGAAATCACCTTTGGCCATGAGTTTCGACAGTTCTTCGGCCAGATTGTCCTGGTCATTTTGCGCGCTATCGGCATCGGACAATTGTTTTTGAGCAGCCGCTAAAAGGTCAGGGTCACCCAAGTCCTCCAGATCGGCGTATGGCCGGAGTCCGGCGAGGATATCCGACATATGCTCGAACGGATTTGCCAGAAAGCTTGGAGGATCCAGGTCAAGTTTATTGGCCAGTTCGGTGAAGAACACATCGGCTGGTTTCTCTTTCACGACAAAACAGTTTTCCAAGGCAAGAAGCTTCTCTTGAACGCTCTTGGCTGGGTTGGAGTCGCTGTGGCACACCCAATATAGGCCGTGGTTGAAGGGCGCCAATTCGGCGATCTTGTCGATCAATGGATCGTTTTCACCGCTGTAACCGGCGATAATGACGGGCCTGCCCTTCATAACCGCATCCAGCACCGGCTTTATTCGCTCAGCCTGATCGTTCAATTTTTCTTCGGTATTCAGCAGTGCAAAGCCAGTGTGCTGACCATGCAAATGGAAAATCGCACTGCCTTTTACAAATGATCGGTCAAAACTGATTTGGTTGTCTTGCTCATCGCGAAGCCCGGCTAAATCGTAAATGGCCGGGAAACGGTGAAAAATTGCACATGCACGCGAAGCCAAAGGATCGAAATTGGTCGTCAGGATCGCGTTGATTATTTCGGACTTCTCCAGTCTCGCGATGCCAATATGGGCCCAGTTAATTTTGGCCCCATCAATGTCCGCTCGGATAAGCTCTACTTGCTTGGCAGGAGGTAGCGCGGCCATACACTGTGCGTAACCGGGCTTTTCACCCTCGGGTGCTTCGCGGCACGCTCTATCGTATACGTTGGTGTAGCGTTTTTCGATCCGGTCGACGAAGTCTCCCGCAAGGCCAATCCCGGCGCTGAACGAAACTCCCGCTCCAATCAGCAGACATGCTTGTTCACCTTGCGGTCCGCAGTCGCGGATTACATCAGCAATTTCACCAACAGTTCTTTCGACTAACGCCACTTAGATGCCCCTGATACTTCGTAAAGCAAAGAGCGGAAGAAAAAGGGTTAAGTCAATAGTGTAAAGAAGGCTGCCTTAACCTTCCTTCTTACGCTTCGCTTTCTTGCGCTCGTGCGGGCAGAGGAGCGTTTTGCGCAGGCGGATCGATTGCGGGGTTACTTCGACCATTTCATCGTCATCGATGTAAGCAATCGATTGTTCCAGCGTCATCCGGCGCGGCGGGGTGAGGCGGATCGCGTCATCTTTACCGGTCGAGCGGACGTTGGAAAGCTGCTTGGCCTTCATCGGGTTCACTTCGAGATCGTCCGGCTTGGCGTTTTCGCCGATGACCATGCCTTCATAGACTTTCATCGCCGGGCCGACGAACATCTCGCCGCGCTCTTCGAGCATGTTGAGCGCGTAGGCGTTGCTTTCGCCGTCGCCGTTGGAGATCAGCACGCCGTTGTTCCGGCCACCGACGGCGCCTTTATACGGGCCGTATTTCTCATAGAGGCGGTTCATGATGCCGGTGCCGCGCGTGTCGGACAGGAATTCACCGTGATAGCCGATCAGGCCGCGTGACGGCGCGGAGAAGGTGATGCGGGTCTTGCCTTGGCCAGACGGGCGCATTTCGTTGAGGTCGGCTTTACGCTTCTGCATTTTCTCAACGACGGTGCCGGAATGCTCATCATCCACGTCGATTACGACGGTTTCGTATGGCTCCATGCGCTGGCCGTCTTCTTCGCGGAAGAGAACTTTCGGACGCGAAATGCCGAGCTCAAAGCCTTCGCGGCGCATTGTTTCGATCAGCACGCCGAGCTGCAATTCGCCGCGGCCTGCGACTTCGAATGCGTCCTTGTCGTCGGCTTCGGTCACGCGGATCGCGACGTTGGTTTCTGCTTCACGCAGCAAACGGTCACGGATCATGCGGCTGGTAACCTTGCTGCCTTCGCGGCCAGCCAGCGGGCTGTCATTGACAGAGAAGCGCATTGCGAGCGTTGGCGGGTCAATTGGCTGTGCGGCGATCGGTTCGGAAACCGATGGATCACAGATCGTGTTGGACACAGTCGCTTTTTCCAGACCGGCCATCGCGATAATGTCGCCCGCCTGTGCTGTTTCAACCGGAACGCGCTCCAGCCCGTCAAAGCTCATCAGCTTGGTTGCGCGGCCGACTTCGACGACATTGCCGTCCATATCGATGGCGTGGATCGGATCGTTGACGTTGATCGTGCCGGACTGGACGCGGCCCGTCAGAACGCGGCCCATAAAGTTGTCACGGTCGAGCAGGGTGGCGAGGAAACTAAACTTGCCTTCGGTGTCCAGGCCGGGTGAAGGGACGTGTTCCGTGATCAGCTTGAACAGCGGATCAAGCGTGCCCTCGCGTGCGGTTTCATCTTCGCTGGCATAGCCATCACGGCCCGAGGCCCAGAGTGATGGGAATTCGAGCTGTTCGTCAGTGGCGTCGAGCGATGCGAAGAGGTCAAACACTTCGTCGAGAACTTCTTGCGGGCGACCATCAGGACGGTCGATCTTGTTCACGACGACAATCGGGCGAAGGCCCAGCGCAAGCGCCTTACCCGTTACAAACTTCGTTTGCGGCATCGCGCCTTCGGCGCTGTCGACGAGCAGGATAACGCCGTCGACCATGCTGAGGATACGCTCAACTTCGGCGCCGAAATCGGCGTGGCCCGGCGTATCGACGATATTGATGCGGGTGGTTTCGCCTTCATGCTCCCACTCGACGCTGGTGCATTTGGCGAGAATAGTAATGCCGCGCTCTTTTTCGAGATCGCCGCTATCCATGGCGCGCTCTTCAACGCGCTGGTTCTCTCGGAAAGTGCCCGATTGGCGGAAGAGTTGGTCCACAAGAGTGGTCTTACCGTGGTCAACGTGGGCAATAATTGCGATATTTCTCAGCGAAGAGGACATGAGCGTAAAATTCCAAGTTCAAGCGCCGGATCGCTGAATGCAGACCGGCATAAAGACGCGAAGTGCGATTAGGGCGTGCGCATTGCGGGAATGCGACAGATAAAGTGACGCTACGGAACGCTTTACAAGCATGACTTGCTGTTGCGTTGCAGCATTTTGCGCGCGCCTAGCGCAGGTGCGCGAGTTCGGCAAGCTTTGGCGATTACTCGGCGTGTGTTTGTGGTGCAAGGCAGTGTGTCGGTGTTGCAACAAATCCCCGTAACACGAGGGATTCTGCGGGTTTCGCGCTTGTCGCATACGTAAGCGTAGCCTACTACGTTAGCCAATCGGGTGGAAGGTTAGACACGTCTGGGGACGTGTGCCGTTACGGCAACCGAAGCTCGAGGGATATTGGAGAGGAGCTTCCATGCGTTCGATTTCAACCGGCACAGCCGGAAAATACCGCTTTACCTTGCTTGCAGGTGCAGCAGCTTTCGCCGTTTCGGCACCAGGCGTTGCCTTTGCGCAAGACCTTGAAACTGATGATGATACCGAGCTTGAAGCTCCGGCGAACAACAATCAGATCATCGTTACCGCATCCAAGCGTGAAACCACGCTTCAAGAAACACCGATTTCGGTTTCGGTGACCAGCGGTGAAACACTCGAAAACGCGCAAATCCGCGACGTTCTCGACCTTCAGACAGTCACCCCGTCGCTCCGCGTTAGCCAGCTTCAGACTTCGTCGGCATCGACTTTCATCATTCGCGGTTTCGGTAACGGCGATAACAACTTCGGCATCGAGCCATCGGTTGGCGTGTTCATCGACGGCGTGTTCCGTTCACGCTCGGCAGCTGCTCTGTCTGATCTTCCAAACGTTCAGCGCATCGAGGTTCTCAACGGCCCGCAATCGACACTGTTCGGTAAGAACGCGTCGGCAGGTGTTATCTCTGTCGTGACGCGTGAGCCTCAGTTCGAATTTGGCGGCGGCATCGAAGCTGTTTACGGCAACTTCAACACCTTCGTTCTTAAAGGTGATATCACCGGCCCGATCACTGAGAATATCGCATTCTCAGTCGACGGCAGCTATCAGCGCCGCGATGGTTACGCGACCATCGTCAACCTCGATGAAGAGCAGAACAACCGTAACCGCTGGTCGGCACGCGCTCAGCTCCTGATTGAGCCGACACCGGATTTCAAAATCCGCGCAATTGGTGATTATTCACGTATCGACGAAGTCTGCTGTCAGGTCAGCACACTTGTTTCCGGTCCGGTAACGGGCGCAATCAATGCGGTTGGCGGTCAGCTTGATACTGATTTCTTCAGCTACAATGCGTTCCTGAACTTTGTCCCTACCAACGAAGTCGACAATTATGGCGGCTCGGTTCAGATGGACTATCAGGCTGGCCCAATCTCGATCACATCGATCACAGCCTATCGTGAGCTGAAGAACTTCTTCCTCTCGGACATTGACTACACCAGTGCGTCACTCGCCACCGAAACACGCGATCAGGAAGTCAAAACCTTCACTCAGGAATTCCGGGTCGCGTCAGATTTCGACGGTCCGATCAACTTCCTGCTTGGCGGCTATTACTTCGATGAAAGCATCTCGCAAGACAGCGCTATTCAGAACGGCGAAGACATTCGCGATGTATTTGAATTGCTGGCTGGCGGTGACCCTGCCGATGTTCTGTCGGGCGCGCCATCGGTTTTCAACGGCGTGGAACAAGGCCTTGGCCTTGCTCAGGAAAGCATTTTCCGCACGCCCCTGCTTTCGGAAGAAACCTTCCGTATGGAAAACACATCGTATTCCATTTTCGGTACGGTTGATTTTGAACCGACGGACGGTCTCGTTTTCACAGCGGGCTTTAACTACACCGACGACAGCAAAGACTTTGCTCTAAGTCAGGTCAGCCCGGACCCATTGGGTCAGGTCAATCTGGTCGATGCGTTCATCACTGGCGCGACCGCTGCGAACCCGTTGCTGCCGACCGTGACAAGCAGAGCCGAATTCCAAGCGCTGCCTCAGGCGGTGCAAGATTCGCTCATTGCTGCCGCGCTTGATCCAGCGGTGAACCCGCTGATCGGTCTTCAAGGGTTCCAGTTCCAGCCACCGTTCCTGACCATTCCGAACGCGGTTGAAGACGGCCGGACCAATGACGATAAGCTCACCTATCTGTTCCGCGTCGCGTATCAGGTATCAAACGAAGTCAACGTCTACGGCAGCTACGCCACCGGCTTTAAAGCCAGCTCGGTGAACCTGTCGCGTGACAGCCGTCCTTCGAATGCGGACTTTACCGCAGGACCAGGTGGCTCGACCTTCGCGGCACCTTCTTCGCCAATTCTTGATGCAGGTCTGGCAATTCCAAACCTCAGCACGGGTTCGCGTTTTGCAGGACCGGAAGAGGCAGAAGTCTACGAAGTCGGCATCAAGGGCCAGTGGGACGGCTTTGGCTTTAACCTCGCGCTGTTCGACCAAACCATTCAAGGGTTCCAGAGCCTTGCCTTTACCGGCACCGGCTTTGCGCTCCAGAATGCTGGTCAGCAGTCGGTCAAAGGTTTTGAAGTGGAT
Coding sequences within it:
- a CDS encoding TonB-dependent receptor — encoded protein: MRSISTGTAGKYRFTLLAGAAAFAVSAPGVAFAQDLETDDDTELEAPANNNQIIVTASKRETTLQETPISVSVTSGETLENAQIRDVLDLQTVTPSLRVSQLQTSSASTFIIRGFGNGDNNFGIEPSVGVFIDGVFRSRSAAALSDLPNVQRIEVLNGPQSTLFGKNASAGVISVVTREPQFEFGGGIEAVYGNFNTFVLKGDITGPITENIAFSVDGSYQRRDGYATIVNLDEEQNNRNRWSARAQLLIEPTPDFKIRAIGDYSRIDEVCCQVSTLVSGPVTGAINAVGGQLDTDFFSYNAFLNFVPTNEVDNYGGSVQMDYQAGPISITSITAYRELKNFFLSDIDYTSASLATETRDQEVKTFTQEFRVASDFDGPINFLLGGYYFDESISQDSAIQNGEDIRDVFELLAGGDPADVLSGAPSVFNGVEQGLGLAQESIFRTPLLSEETFRMENTSYSIFGTVDFEPTDGLVFTAGFNYTDDSKDFALSQVSPDPLGQVNLVDAFITGATAANPLLPTVTSRAEFQALPQAVQDSLIAAALDPAVNPLIGLQGFQFQPPFLTIPNAVEDGRTNDDKLTYLFRVAYQVSNEVNVYGSYATGFKASSVNLSRDSRPSNADFTAGPGGSTFAAPSSPILDAGLAIPNLSTGSRFAGPEEAEVYEVGIKGQWDGFGFNLALFDQTIQGFQSLAFTGTGFALQNAGQQSVKGFEVDMTIIPTDGLVLTFAATHLDPLFDDFPGSVLGDLSGVRPAGIPEWAISTSATYTHEFDSGTALVTRVDYNHESNENINNGLPTFNAALGNTQLFRREVNLLNASATLKLNNGLEVGAFGRNLTNSQYILTVFDGVAQAGTVSGYPSQPRTYGGVVRFKF